A genomic stretch from Haloarchaeobius amylolyticus includes:
- the coxB gene encoding cytochrome c oxidase subunit II, translated as MYGGTVLQAGGSGGIVPEGSRAEIFSQIFEVFVALGALVGVVVLSYMLYNAYKYRDHDGRADEDEYERPVLGEIPTGGGHGRKLLLSFTISAVIVVSLVLWTYGALLYVEQGAAAAQPEPDTAETMTIEVTGYQYGWKFTYPNGERVDGTLRVPEGKEIRLKVTSEDVFHNFGVPALRVKTDAVPGQTTTTWFGPAEAGEYQAQCYELCGAGHSFMVADVIVMEQSEFDQWYENMGNNTTSGGSNSSVSHPAATEVRVVA; from the coding sequence ATGTACGGGGGAACCGTGTTGCAGGCCGGCGGTTCGGGCGGCATCGTCCCGGAGGGGTCCCGTGCCGAGATATTCAGCCAGATCTTCGAGGTGTTCGTCGCCCTCGGCGCGCTCGTCGGCGTCGTCGTGCTGTCGTACATGCTGTACAACGCGTACAAGTATCGCGACCACGACGGGCGCGCCGACGAGGACGAGTACGAACGACCCGTCCTCGGCGAGATTCCGACGGGCGGCGGGCACGGGCGCAAACTCCTTCTCTCGTTCACCATCAGTGCGGTCATCGTCGTCTCGCTCGTCCTCTGGACGTACGGCGCGTTGCTCTACGTCGAGCAGGGCGCGGCCGCGGCCCAGCCGGAGCCGGACACCGCGGAGACGATGACCATCGAGGTGACGGGCTACCAGTACGGCTGGAAGTTCACCTACCCGAACGGTGAGCGCGTCGACGGGACCCTGCGCGTCCCCGAGGGCAAGGAGATACGCCTGAAGGTGACATCCGAGGACGTGTTCCACAACTTCGGGGTTCCAGCCCTGCGCGTGAAGACGGACGCCGTCCCCGGCCAGACCACCACGACGTGGTTCGGCCCGGCCGAGGCGGGCGAGTACCAGGCACAGTGTTACGAACTCTGCGGCGCGGGCCACTCCTTCATGGTGGCGGACGTCATCGTGATGGAGCAGTCCGAATTCGACCAGTGGTACGAGAACATGGGGAACAACACCACCAGCGGCGGCTCGAACAGTAGCGTCAGTCACCCGGCGGCAACGGAGGTGCGCGTGGTCGCATGA